Proteins co-encoded in one Prunus persica cultivar Lovell chromosome G6, Prunus_persica_NCBIv2, whole genome shotgun sequence genomic window:
- the LOC18773594 gene encoding beta-glucosidase 24 translates to MQLQFRSLLMCVLLLLLGFALANTNAARTDSPVVCATLNRTNFDTLFPGFTFGTATAAYQLEGAANIDGRGPSVWDAFTHNHPEKITDGSNGDVAIDQYHRYKEDVAIMKDMGLDAYRFSISWSRLLPNGTLSGGINKKGIEYYNNLTNELIRNGIEPLVTLLHWDVPQALDEEYGGVLSPRIVDDFKAYAELCYKEFGDRVKYWTTLNEPYTISNHGYTIGIHAPGRCSSWYDPTCLGGNSSTEPYLVTHNLLLAHAAAVKLYREKYQASQEGVIGITVVSHWYEPASESQKDINASVRALDFMYGWFMDPLTRGDYPQSMRYLVKERLPNFTEEQSKSLIGSYDYIGVNYYSARYASAYPENYSITTTPSYLTDAYVNITTELNGVPIGPQAASNWLYVYPKGLYDLVLYTKKKYNNPIMYITENGMDEFNNPKVSLERALDDSNRILYYYRHLCYLQEAILEGANVQGYFAWSLLDNFEWSEGYTVRFGINYVDYDNGLKRHSKVSTHWFKSFLKGSSISKEKIRRRGNNNATAHKFVYQI, encoded by the exons ATGCAATTGCAATTCCGCTCTTTGCTCATGTGTGTGCTGCTGCTTCTCCTTGGCTTTGCATTGGCAAATACCAATGCTGCCAGGACAGATTCACCCGTTGTTTGTGCAACTCTCAACAGAACCAATTTCGATACTCTTTTTCCAGGGTTCACATTTGGCACAGCTACAGCAGCTTACCAA TTAGAAGGTGCTGCAAACATAGATGGTAGAGGACCAAGCGTATGGGATGCCTTCACCCACAACCATCCAG AAAAAATCACCGATGGCAGTAATGGAGATGTTGCAATTGATCAATATCACCGATACAAG GAAGATGTTGCAATTATGAAGGATATGGGGTTGGATGCTTATAGGTTCTCTATCTCATGGTCTAGATTGTTACCTA atGGAACACTAAGTGGTGGAATTAACAAGAAAGGAATTGAATACTACAATAATCTCACCAATGAACTCATACGGAATG GTATAGAACCACTAGTGACACTCCTCCACTgggatgttccccaagcctTGGATGAAGAATATGGTGGTGTGTTAAGCCCTCGTATTGT TGATGATTTTAAAGCATACGCAGAACTTTGTTATAAGGAATTTGGTGATCGAGTAAAGTATTGGACCACACTTAATGAGCCATATACCATTAGTAACCATGGTTATACAATCGGGATCCACGCACCAGGACGATGCTCTTCTTGGTATGACCCAACCTGCCTTGGTGGAAATTCGAGTACTGAACCATATTTGGTGACACACAACCTACTCCTTGCTCATGCAGCTGCTGTAAAATTGTACAGAGAAAAATATCAG GCATCTCAAGAAGGAGTGATAGGAATAACAGTTGTATCACATTGGTACGAGCCCGCTTCGGAGTCACAAAAAGATATAAATGCTTCAGTTCGAgctttggattttatgtatgGATG GTTTATGGACCCATTGACAAGAGGTGACTATCCGCAGAGCATGCGATATCTTGTTAAAGAAAGATTACCAAATTTCACCGAAGAACAATCCAAGTCACTTATTGGCTCATATGATTATATTGGAGTCAACTACTATTCTGCTAGATATGCAAGCGCTTACCCTGAGAATTATTCTATTACTACGACTCCAAGCTACCTCACAGATGCTTATGTTAATATTACAA CTGAGCTTAATGGGGTCCCCATTGGTCCACAG GCTGCTTCAAACTGGTTATATGTTTACCCAAAAGGACTTTACGATCTTGTACTCTACACAAAAAAGAAGTACAATAATCCAATTATGTACATTACTGAGAATG GCATGGACGAGTTCAATAATCCCAAAGTATCCCTTGAGCGAGCCCTTGATGATAGCAATAGAATTCTCTACTACTATCGCCACCTATGTTACCTCCAAGAAGCAATTTT AGAGGGTGCTAATGTACAAGGATATTTTGCATGGTCATTGCTAGACAACTTTGAATGGAGCGAAGGATACACTGTTCGGTTTGGTATCAACTATGTTGATTACGACAATGGACTGAAAAGACACTCAAAAGTCTCAACGCACTGGTTCAAAAGTTTTCTCAAGGGATCCTCAATTAGTAAGGAAAAAATTCGAAGACGTGGGAACAATAATGCTACGGCTCACAAATTTGTgtatcaaatttga